A window of the Brassica oleracea var. oleracea cultivar TO1000 chromosome C1, BOL, whole genome shotgun sequence genome harbors these coding sequences:
- the LOC106328956 gene encoding uncharacterized protein LOC106328956 gives MRRRIKIFDPIELTPKKDAGKPGEEEDHRRKKVRKEVAATARASAKDATARAGDPDEEKYRLGYGVACKGVKLPWYVENKREYEDRAGGEGEEEEDGGRRSESKKKSGKKSLKELREERLKRERVEKERERALFMKQSQRSGGFSRR, from the exons ATGAG GAGGAGGATCAAGATCTTCGACCCCATCGAGCTAACACCGAAGAAGGATGCTGGTAAGCCTGGGGAGGAGGAAGATCACAGGAGGAAGAAGGTGAGGAAAGAAGTTGCTGCGACCGCGAGAGCCTCTGCGAAAGATGCAACAGCGAGGGCAGGGGATCCGGATGAGGAGAAGTATAGGTTGGGGTACGGTGTTGCTTGTAAAGGAGTGAAGCTTCCTTGGTACGTTGAGAACAAACGTGAGTATGAAGATAGAGCTGGTGGTGAAGGGGAGGAGGAGGAGGATGGTGGACGTAGGAGTGAATCTAAGAAGAAGAGTGGGAAGAAGAGCTTGAAGGAGCTGAGGGAAGAGCGGTTGAAGAGGGAGAGGGTTGAGAAGGAAAGAGAGAGGGCTCTTTTCATGAAACAGAGCCAGCGAAGCGGTGGCTTTTCACGTAGGTGA